taaCCTGTTGCTGACACTATCATCTGACTCGAAACCCCGCTGATGTGGCCCCACGAGCTGCGCCTTTCAATCTGTTGtacaatcttgtattgtgcaATTACTACTTAATTTATTAGCTTAGTAGTAAAGAAAACGTTAAAAAGTAAAGTGGAATTAAATTTGAGTTTACAGTGTTAGCAGTTGGTGGTCTTGTAATCAGAGAAGAACCAGCAGATACAGTTATCACACAAGTTGGTCACGTCCATACTGCTACTCTCTACTGCAAGACAAACTCTCAAGATAATTCGACAATCACTACTTGGTACAAAGATGACGTCAACGTAGAAGAAGGAGGTTTACCTTTCTATAACATAACGAAAGAAAGTCTTGTGGTTCAAACTACGGATATCAATGATCCCGGAGGAATTCTAGAAGgattgtattattgtgtgatcAACAACGGGACGGTAGACGTCAGAAGCAAGAGCGCGTATATTAGAGGTACATTATACGtttgtcaattatttattagaGTAACTACGTCATTCCTAAATGTTTGAATATGGTTATAATTTTACAAACTAGGAGCACGTTCTATCTTATTTGATCCTCCAAGGAATCCATTCTTTTCTATACATGCAACAGTTGTAGTAGCTCAAAGTGGTTACCTACAACTACCAGTATCGGACAACAAACCTTTCTGGTTAGTTGAATGTGGAAGTGTCACTATCAGTTGTACATCTACAAGCTGTCCATTTTGGCATGACGTATCTGTGACTGGTCGACTCGTCGTTTTCTCCGTCCTTCGCATTAGATACAGtgaaatcagaaacaacattgacaaatgTAGAAATGAGAGCACAATACGTGTCATCGGTACAATTGGAACACCTCGAATGGAAGGAACGTTTATCTTTCAAGGTTAGATTTTAGTTGAATAATTAGATAACAAATAAAGGATttacgtttgtgtgttgtagtgcatgtttgttgttctaGATACTATATCATTGGTTCCAAGGACTTATattcaaaatcaaaatatttttgttaaaGTTGGCAGCAATGCAACCCTTTACTGCATATCCGGTCATATTAGCAGCTCGTACACGTGGAAAAGAGATGGTactgtgattgttgttggtatGAGATTTTCATTGCTCATTGATGGTGTGCTGCACATACAAAACGTGACTGAACAAGACAGTGGACAATATGAATGCACTGCTACCGCAACATTTTCATCATTTGGCGTTGAAACCAGAAAAGTGTCATGGAGTGTTACTGTATACAGTAAGTCAATTTCTACAAATTATCGACTTCTAACTTTGTAGTGCACAGTGACAATATTGTACcgttgtacatgtattgtcTAATTGTTGTAAAGGTTTACCGCGTGTTACTCTATCTCTATCTCAACTAAACGACACACGCAATGAACAATTCTGCAACACAACCAACCTTGTTGTTCCCTGCATCTTAAATCATCTCCCAACTACAGTAGAGTGTCAAGCAAAAGGATCTTTTCCGATGTTGATTCAACTATTTCGCAACGCCCAGTTGCTGTTAAAGCAAAACGTGACGAATGCCAATCATGCTGTGCAGCACACAATTTCATCTCCTCGTTCAGGAATCTATCAATGTATCGCTAGAAATGAGTATGGCAGCAAACAATCATCACTCTACGCAACAGTATCTGGTAAACGGTACCATGTTGTTGTACACTGTAGAGTCTGTGCTGCTATATTGTCAGTATTGCGTATACTGTAGGTGTTGTTCCAACTGTTTCTGCTACAAGTCGCTCATCAACAATTTCAGCTACATCTCCATCGATGCCACAGTCTACTGTTTACATGAATACATCACAGTCAACTCCTCGAGCGTCAAGTACGTCAACTAGTTCCTCATATTCGTCTCAATCTACGAATGCAAGTTAGTAAATACACTGCACTACGCATTGACGTTATATTACTAGAAATTCTTGTTTTGAGTTTAGCATCTCATAATGTGCAATCTACTTCTGGAACGAAGTCTCCTAGAGTTACTAGTGCTCCAGTTACCGTCACACAAGCTAATGCGTCATCCGTGTCTCTATCCAGTAGTTCTTCAACTCTCAACCTTCCTACCACTTTGACACCACGCACCCGCTCGTCTTCTCAACGATCAGATCTTATACCACCAACATCAACCGTTTTGCCAACGTCTCAAACCGCATCAGCTCCATCCCATCATACAAACACTCCTTTCTCATCAGGTATGCCATTTCTGGTTATGCTCCAGTCTTTATAAGTTtagttaatcaattaatttactGTAAAGGTGCAGCCAAGCTCCCTATTGGAAAAGTGACGAGTGCAGCGACTAGTGGAGATTCAAGTAAACGTACAACTAGGtcagcaacaaaagcaacgaCACCAACGCGTAAGTATAGCAATTTATAGATTTATCTAGTTcctagggttagggttagggttagaaaGATCTCTGTTATCTCCACCAGATCTACTCTTACTTCATTTCGTACTGCAAGTCTCTTTACTATCTCTAAGGTAGACTGTATTGGATGCATCATTTAGTTATTAAATATGTACAGAATTCGGTTTAGTCTAATGTTTGATTAGTAACCTAAAAGACTTTTGCGACATCAGAAGCTACTACAAGTAGGTCATTTACTAGATCACGTAGTGACGGTAGACTATATTTCATctaatttatttgaagtctgtagactattatatatatatatatatatatatattgattgattgattgacttGACTTGACTTGACTAACTGAATTGAAATAACAAATCGTTCATCGTATACTGTCTACTTTTCTACAGCAGGTGGTGGACAAGAAAGTGGAAGGAAGTCTTCAGATCTGACGGGTGTTGCAGTATCAGGATGGGTTGTATCCGTCTTGCTATTTGGAGTTATACTTATTATGATGTGGATAATTAGAAAACATCGAGGTGAGCTTCACGCGTATACATATTCTTAGAACAATACATAACAGTTGCGGCATAAACATAAGTTTACTATGATTAGAGTGATTGTTTTACACGTGTCTTGTCTTCATGTGCTACTAATTACAGTGTAATTTTATCAATTACTAATTTTCCTTCGTGATGTAGAATCTAGTCAGAAAAAGAGCGAAGAGACAGCAATGAGAGAAAATCCTGCTTACAATTTTATATCATCACACGTTAGAGGAGGAACGGCTCCATCATCGACTGATGCTGTACAGTACGAAGAGATAGGAATGGATGCAACTAGACGCCAATGTTCCTACGAGAACATTTCTAAGCCCTGACGACGCAAAAACCAGACAGATGTAGAACATCTAGCAGACAAATGTAGCTCATCAATCCTATCAGCACGCGTGCTTCTAGCTAATCAAGAACTACACTACTAGATGTACTGTTTTTCAAGTTGTATTTACACGTTTTACTTCATTATTTTACAATATACATCTGTTTAGTAACTAACTTTAATTTGATTAGCGAAAAGCTGATTTTACaagacagttaattaattgccaatTTGAGTAGGAGGCTCTAGAAgaatattaatttactaatatCCAcattaatcttaattaaaactttaaatacacacaacttaaaaacaaaacacacacacacacacacacacaccacatctaacacacccacgcacgtacgcacgccaCACACCACGCCTTATAACGTTATATCCCGGGTAATTCGGGATCTTAACTAGTTGTTCAAATTATTATATGGCTGATTGAGGTGAGTGGCCTACAGGCTACTATTCTTGTATTGCAAATAAGAGTGTAAGCAGGCTTCTATAACTATTGATATTTTTGGCACTTTGTGAGCGTCACCTCTAGGACTAAACTGCACCATACATTGTACTTGATATGTTGACTGCCTATGTCTAGACTAGTAGAGTATTGATTATcgtgtctgcatgcatggtcgTTGTTCTACTTCTCTATTTATACATATGATGTTCAATTTGCTTAGTTCGGCGTATCTCTATCacgttgtgtctgtctactgttAATCAGtaatacaacaataaacagaGAAGATTGTAAGTACCGTGTACTGTATTTAGACTAGGCATGAACCTTCTAAATCTGTCATACAGGAAGCGGGCTATAGACAGGTGTGGTGAGATGCCGTTATGGAATGGAGGGAGGCAGTGTGGTTGCTAAACAGGATGACACAAGTTCACTAGATAAAAATTGCAGCAATACAAGTGTTTAGGCTGCTACATATACTTGAAATGTCCTTTAATTAGCTGATTTACAACAGCTTTTTTGAGTTTTattgttttagtttgttaGAAATTGAGTATACTTGCCAAGTGGATAACCTACagaatatcaataattaattgataataatTAGTATCTAATTGATATAATTATCAACTTGACAATTAATCATCCACAGTCATATTATATCACCTTTACTGTGTATCACCTCTGCTCTAGGTATATCAGCCTTTGTGTTGATCAGTCTGATACAATTGTTCTGAACACAATTTTGTGCAGGATTTGATCAACATTTTGTTTCCAACTATTTTTTGAAAATCATTGATAGTTTGCTCTGCTTGTTAGTAACTAAAACAGTAAACTCTGATAATTGATATTGAATAACAAGTGCACACTCAatttgacaataaaacaaccaATCAAGTCATTCTAAATTTAAAATCAacgtttttatttattaatttgataTCTTTGTTGCCAAATTACAGCACACTATCTACAAATACGAATACAATTACAGATATCTCAATGTTTGCATTATTGTATTtcaatt
The DNA window shown above is from Corticium candelabrum chromosome 13, ooCorCand1.1, whole genome shotgun sequence and carries:
- the LOC134188630 gene encoding peroxidasin homolog, which translates into the protein MVVMWMKVLSSLLTLSFIFVPSCRVLAVGGLVIREEPADTVITQVGHVHTATLYCKTNSQDNSTITTWYKDDVNVEEGGLPFYNITKESLVVQTTDINDPGGILEGLYYCVINNGTVDVRSKSAYIRGARSILFDPPRNPFFSIHATVVVAQSGYLQLPVSDNKPFWLVECGSVTISCTSTSCPFWHDVSVTGRLVVFSVLRIRYSEIRNNIDKCRNESTIRVIGTIGTPRMEGTFIFQDTISLVPRTYIQNQNIFVKVGSNATLYCISGHISSSYTWKRDGTVIVVGMRFSLLIDGVLHIQNVTEQDSGQYECTATATFSSFGVETRKVSWSVTVYSLPRVTLSLSQLNDTRNEQFCNTTNLVVPCILNHLPTTVECQAKGSFPMLIQLFRNAQLLLKQNVTNANHAVQHTISSPRSGIYQCIARNEYGSKQSSLYATVSGVVPTVSATSRSSTISATSPSMPQSTVYMNTSQSTPRASSTSTSSSYSSQSTNATSHNVQSTSGTKSPRVTSAPVTVTQANASSVSLSSSSSTLNLPTTLTPRTRSSSQRSDLIPPTSTVLPTSQTASAPSHHTNTPFSSGAAKLPIGKVTSAATSGDSSKRTTRSATKATTPTPGGGQESGRKSSDLTGVAVSGWVVSVLLFGVILIMMWIIRKHRESSQKKSEETAMRENPAYNFISSHVRGGTAPSSTDAVQYEEIGMDATRRQCSYENISKP